Genomic window (Dyadobacter fanqingshengii):
CGCCGCCGATGAAGATTTTCATGGTTGGTGTTTGCAGCGCAAAAGAGACCCAAATCGCTTTGTTTCTGCTTAATGCTCTCCCTGAAAAGTGCCTGCCCGGCGTAACATTTACTTTAAACCCATCGCCCAGATCAGCTTCCTGATACCAGTCTTTTTCTATGATAATTTTTGGATTGTAACCCCAATACTCGAAGTGTTCGCCGGTTCCGAGGCCTGTAACCACTTTTTTAACTTTTGATTTCAGTTTCAAAATGGTCTGATAATCCAAATGGTCCCAATGGTCGTGTGAAATCATGAGGTAATCAATGGCCGGGAAATCTTCGACGGCATATCTATCCGTTCCTTTGAAACTGGGCGTTGTAAAATACACCGGAGAAGCGCTGCCGCTGAAAACCGGGTCGACGAGGAACGTTTTTCCATCGATTTGCATGAAGTAGGAAGAGTGTCCAAGCCAGACCAGAACATTTTCTGACGGATCTAAATGCAGCAAATCGGTCTTTTGCGAAGGGATTGTTGCGGGCGGAGTGTTGTATTTACTTTTCCCAAAAAAGAATTTGATCAGCACTTTCGAATAACTGGACCCCTCTGCTAAATCAGGCGTAAAGCTTTCATTCTGAAATTTTTCGTCCCTGTAATTGAGCGATTTTTTGATTAACTCCAATCTTGCGCCGGAAGGCTGCCGCCCAAACTGCGGCTGTTGCATAAAAATATAGCCAGCAATGACTAGCAAGGCCAGCAAAATAAATAATATCATAAAGGATTTTTTAAGAATTCGGATCATTGAAAACGGGAAAGGGCAAATTTTGGGGAAGGTAAAAAGTTTTAGGTTTGACAAACACTTTCTTCTGTATTTTTGGTCAATATATTTTAATCACCAACAACCAGCCATGAATAAACGCTTTCTATTGCTCTTTTTGCTGCTTTCGACCTGCATTTGTCAGGCTCAGAACACGGTGGCACCCGACACCAATTGGGTCAGAGAAAACTACATTAAAACGGAGCAATACATTATGATGCGCGATGGGGTAAAGCTTTTTACCGCCATTTATTCCCCTAAGGATTCGTCTCAAACTTACCCGATCCTCATGCAGCGGACGCCGTATTCGATACGGCCGTATGGTGCAGATAAATATCGCCGCAGCCTCGGTCCGAATGCATATCTGATGCGTGAAAAGTACATTTTCGTCTATCAGGACGCCCGTGGTCGATATAAAAGCGAAGGGGATTTCAGGGAAATGACGCCTGCGATTGAGAAGAAATCCGGTATTAAGGATGTCGATGAGTCGAGTGACACTTATGATACGATTGAGTGGCTTTTGAAAAACACCAAAAACAATGGTAATGTAGGACAATCCGGTATTTCGTTTCCAGGATTTTATTCTTCGGCGGCGTTGCCCGATGCACACCCTGCATTGAAAGCCGTTTCACCGCAAGCGCCTATGTCTGATGAGTTTATCGGCGACGATTGTTATCATAACGGTGCATTTTTCCTGATGGATAATTTCGGCTTTTACAGTGGTTTTGATGGTCCGAAAAGTGCCAATGGAGAAAATTATGAACCGTTTTTCAAAGCCGAAATCAAAGATGCTTACAAATATTTCCTGGACTTCGGCCCTTTGAAAAAGGCTAATACGGACGCTTATTTTTCTGATCCCAACAGCATCTGGAGGCAGACAGTGGCGCATCCGGTTTACGATGAATTTTGGGAAAGCAGGAACATTAAGAAGCATTTGAAAAATATAAAACCTGCTGTGCTGGTCGTTGGCGGGTGGTTTGATGCAGAGGATTTATACGGTGCACTGAAAACTTATGCGGCCATTGAAAAGCAAACGCCAGGGAACAATAACCGCCTCGTGATGGGTCCGTGGACGCATGGTGGCTGGGCTGCGCCGCAATGGAAGTCATTTGCACAATATCATTTTGGCGGCGATTTGAACAAATATTTCCAGGAGGAGATCGAAACGAAATTTTTCAACTTTTATCTCAAAGGAAAAGGCAGTTTTGACCAGTCGGAAGTGACGGTTTACGAAACGGGCTCTAATCAATGGAAGAATTATGATGTTTGGCCACCTAAAAATAGTCAGCCTATATCTTATTATTTGAGTGCAAAAGGTTCATTATCAACAAAGAAGCCAACTTTGAAATCAGGTGAGACAGCTTACGAAAGCGATCCTGCAAACCCGGTTCCTTACACGAGTGTGACGGGTGGGCATAGGAACAATGCTTATATGGCCGAGGATCAGCG
Coding sequences:
- a CDS encoding CocE/NonD family hydrolase, producing the protein MNKRFLLLFLLLSTCICQAQNTVAPDTNWVRENYIKTEQYIMMRDGVKLFTAIYSPKDSSQTYPILMQRTPYSIRPYGADKYRRSLGPNAYLMREKYIFVYQDARGRYKSEGDFREMTPAIEKKSGIKDVDESSDTYDTIEWLLKNTKNNGNVGQSGISFPGFYSSAALPDAHPALKAVSPQAPMSDEFIGDDCYHNGAFFLMDNFGFYSGFDGPKSANGENYEPFFKAEIKDAYKYFLDFGPLKKANTDAYFSDPNSIWRQTVAHPVYDEFWESRNIKKHLKNIKPAVLVVGGWFDAEDLYGALKTYAAIEKQTPGNNNRLVMGPWTHGGWAAPQWKSFAQYHFGGDLNKYFQEEIETKFFNFYLKGKGSFDQSEVTVYETGSNQWKNYDVWPPKNSQPISYYLSAKGSLSTKKPTLKSGETAYESDPANPVPYTSVTGGHRNNAYMAEDQRFASERPDVLSFQTDSLAADVTLTGEIIANLMVSTTGSDADFIVKVIDVWPAGTSVPGAKEGDKPVDMGGYQQMVRAEVLRGKFRNSFSKPEPFTKDKVEKVTVKLNETAHTFKKGHRIMVQIQSSWFPLVDRNPQKFLNIFEASEADFQKSKITIHHNSQHSSSITLPVLK
- a CDS encoding MBL fold metallo-hydrolase, with the translated sequence MILFILLALLVIAGYIFMQQPQFGRQPSGARLELIKKSLNYRDEKFQNESFTPDLAEGSSYSKVLIKFFFGKSKYNTPPATIPSQKTDLLHLDPSENVLVWLGHSSYFMQIDGKTFLVDPVFSGSASPVYFTTPSFKGTDRYAVEDFPAIDYLMISHDHWDHLDYQTILKLKSKVKKVVTGLGTGEHFEYWGYNPKIIIEKDWYQEADLGDGFKVNVTPGRHFSGRALSRNKAIWVSFALQTPTMKIFIGGDSGYDKHFKTIGEKFGPFDLALLECGQYNEAWKYIHMMPEETVTAAHELKATKLMPVHWSKFSLALHDWNEPIQRASIEARKQNMPLVTPMIGQKVNLKGENVFTEWWKEVALQAQI